GGCGAGTAGACGATTGATGGCCACGGCGAAGGGACGCACCTCGATCGGAAGATGACTTTCCTCGATGGGACGCAAGTCCTGCTCTGCCCGCTGATCGATTTGCTGGGACAGCGCCGCAATGGGCTGGAACATCTTGCGCACCAGATCGGCAACGATCAGAACCAGCACCGGCACGAGAATCATGAAAGGCATCACCGTGCGCAGCGCCCCATCGCGGGCCATTTCATTGCGAAAGCCGGCTTCCTGGGCCACGGCGATGCGTTCGCCGGATTGCGTGGTCTTGACCAGCACGCGAAATGTCTCGCCGCCCACCTCGACCGTATGCAGACCGTCAGGCAGTGTCGGCGGCAGCGCAAGCCTGCCGCCTGCATCCACACCGGCCGCCGCGGGATTGGCCGCGCCCAGGGGCTGAACGATCACGCGCGATTCGTCGTCCACGTCCTTGGCCTGGTTTTCGTGCACCGGCGCTCGCGGTGACAGACGCTGATGGTCTACGAGCTGCGCCACCTGGCGCAATATTTCGTCCTGGAGTTCGTGGGCCTCGTCGAAGGCCGTTACGAACGAGAAGATGGCTGCGACGACGGCCACCACGAGGATGGCCAGCGACAGGGTGAAAGACAGCTTGAGCTGGACCGATTCGTTCAGGCGCGTTTTGAGACCATCCATCCCACTCCCCTGACGTTCTTGATGATGTCACTGCCCAGCTTGCGCCGGAGTGCGTGGATCAGATATTCGACTGCATTGCTTTCCACCTCTTCCCCCCAGCCGTAGATGCGGTCTTCCAATTCACTCCGGGAGAGAATGGCGCCAGGGCGCAGCAAAAGGGCTTGCAACAGGGCGAACTCGCGGTTCGACAGTTGCACGGGCGGACCGCCACGGACGCAGGCTTCTTTGGTCACCGGGTCGAGGGTCACCACGCCGTTCGTCAGAACGGGTCCCGCCGCACCCCCTTTGCGCCGCAGCACCGCGCGCATCCTGGCCAGCAGCTCCGCCATCTGGAACGGTTTGGACACATAGTCGTCGGCCCCGCCGTCCAGACCGCGCAGACGGTCATCGAGCCCATCGCGCGCGGTAATGATGACCAGGGGAACGGCGTTGCCCTGGGCGCGGATGCCGGACAGCACCGCCAGCCCATCCTTGCCCGGCAGCCCCAGGTCGAGCAGCACCAGGTCGTAGTGCTGGGACGCAAGCGTCCTGAGGGCGGTCGGACCATCCTTCACCCAGTCCACGGCATAAGACGCATCTTTCAATGCGCCCTGAATCGCATCGCCGATCATGGCATCGTCTTCGACCAGCAATACCCGCATCTCGCCCCCTTCATCCCTTCAATGTGCCGTGCCGGCGGCCCGCTGCCGGAATAGCAGGATCGCGGTCAGCATGAAGGCCAGCCGGCGACTGCGCCAGAGAAGGAATACGGTTTGAGCATGTCTTTACGCCTTGTGCAGGACCAAGACTTTCATTCGGCCAGCCGGGGCGCGCGCCGCCCATTCAGTGCGACCTGGTCGGCCCCCACCAACAGCACGATGACCGTGAGGAACAAGGCGCTCGTCCACAGCGTCCCCAAGCCGAGACCACCATAGGTCTTGGCCTGTGTGAGCCAATCGCCAAGTGCCGCACCGAAGGGGCGGGTCAGGATGTAGCCGATCCAGAAGGTCAGCACGGCATTGCCGCCCATACGCCAGGCTACATACGTGACGCCGATCAGCGCACCGAAGGCAGCTGCGCCGCGGATGAATCCCAAGCCCAAGGCTTCCGTCGCCAAATCACCCGCAGCCGTGCCCAGGGCGAAGGTGCAGAGGATCGCAGCCCAGTAGAACAGCTCGCGGCGGCGTGTCACGATGTGGTGGATGGACAGCGTGCCCTCGACCCGGTGCCAGACGTAGAAGATCGCCGCGAGGCCTGCCGCGAAGACCGGCGTGCTGATATATAGACTCACGCCCAAACCGTCGGTGAGCAGATCGGTGATCTGGGTGCCGACCACGCTGACCAGTACCACCGTGAGCCAATAAATCCAAGGAGTGTAACGACGGGTGCGCAGTTGCGCAAATAAAGCCACGGCGAGCAAAGCGACCATCATGGTGCGCGTCAGTCCTTGGCCCAAACCTGCGTTCAGCGCCAGGAAATCGGCTCCGGTCTCGCCCACCGTCGTGGACAGGATCTTGATGATCCAGAACGCCAATGTGATTTCCGGAACCTTGTTGAGCCAGATGTTGCTAGCGCGCGCGGGGAATGTGTCCATGGGTTGTCCTTTCAATTGGAGCGGGTGGATCTATAAGCGAGACGGGTTGACGCAAGCAGCGCCTCGAGGGCAAGGCGACCGGCCTCACTGGGTCGGCCTGGCAGCGGGCGCTGCGCGGGCGTCAAGCCCAAAAAGCTCGGGTGGAGGGCTTGCCAGACATGAAGGCCGGATCGCCCCAGGAAAGAACGATCCGGCCCGCCTGTCGCAGGATCAGTCCTGCGCGTCGTGCTCATCATCGTGGTCCGCCTTGTCCTCGGCGGACGCGATGACGGTTCCCTTGTCGGCATCGACCCGGACATCGAAGACCTTGGCGCCGCTGACGACTTCCACGTCGTAGATCCAGCCCTGTTTCGAGTTCTCGTACTCGGCGCGGGAAGCCTTGCCGTTGACGTGTCGCTCGGCTGCAGTCACGGCCTGGGTCAGGGAAATTTTGGCCTTGCCGATGGCCAAGGCGTCGTTTTCCACGCCGCCGTTGGTGGCGTAGGCCACGGCACCCGTGCCCGCAAGGGCGACAACCAGAAGGGAAAGTGTGGTGTAGCGGTTCATGATGTATCTCCAAAAAAGCGTGCAGGGATTTGCACGACGCAGACACTACGCGGCTTGACTTAGCTGATACTGAGCCGGATCGGCCGGAGATGCTGAGCAGGCGCGACAGACACCGTCACGTGGCTCGGCAATGGCGCGCGGGCGGGAACGCGGGTTATTCGCTGGCAGCGATGCCCCAAGGCGCCCGGGGGACGGTGAACGACGCGGTGGGGTACGGGTC
Above is a genomic segment from Thiobacter sp. AK1 containing:
- a CDS encoding COG4705 family protein translates to MDTFPARASNIWLNKVPEITLAFWIIKILSTTVGETGADFLALNAGLGQGLTRTMMVALLAVALFAQLRTRRYTPWIYWLTVVLVSVVGTQITDLLTDGLGVSLYISTPVFAAGLAAIFYVWHRVEGTLSIHHIVTRRRELFYWAAILCTFALGTAAGDLATEALGLGFIRGAAAFGALIGVTYVAWRMGGNAVLTFWIGYILTRPFGAALGDWLTQAKTYGGLGLGTLWTSALFLTVIVLLVGADQVALNGRRAPRLAE
- a CDS encoding response regulator transcription factor — its product is MRVLLVEDDAMIGDAIQGALKDASYAVDWVKDGPTALRTLASQHYDLVLLDLGLPGKDGLAVLSGIRAQGNAVPLVIITARDGLDDRLRGLDGGADDYVSKPFQMAELLARMRAVLRRKGGAAGPVLTNGVVTLDPVTKEACVRGGPPVQLSNREFALLQALLLRPGAILSRSELEDRIYGWGEEVESNAVEYLIHALRRKLGSDIIKNVRGVGWMVSKRA
- a CDS encoding PepSY domain-containing protein; protein product: MNRYTTLSLLVVALAGTGAVAYATNGGVENDALAIGKAKISLTQAVTAAERHVNGKASRAEYENSKQGWIYDVEVVSGAKVFDVRVDADKGTVIASAEDKADHDDEHDAQD